The Eptesicus fuscus isolate TK198812 chromosome 20, DD_ASM_mEF_20220401, whole genome shotgun sequence genome contains the following window.
AGGGCAGAGAGCACAACACAGGCCAAAGTTTCTTCAAGAGGATTGCCATACGGAGATGGGAGGCAGCAGGGTGCGAGATGGGAGTTGAGAGAGAAAACTGGAGAGACCACGTAGGGCGTGTACACTGGGCTTTGGTGGTGTGCTGAGGCAGGAAGCTGTGGGAAGATTAGACCCAGCCAGACCCAGAGTAGCTTGGAGGTGgtaaagtatttgaaaaatgaCAGTTAAGTGGACAgagacaggaagaggaggagtagGCAGGTACCAAACCACACATCCAGGTAGTCTTAGAAAGGAAATGGGTTTAAAATGAAGCAGTTTGtgtccagctggtgttgctcagtggttgagcctcaacccgtgaaccaggaggtcacaggtttcgattccccgtcagggcacatgcctgggcttcgggctcgatccccagtagagggtgtgtaggaggcaactgatctaggattctctctcatcattgatgtttctatctctctctctgaagtcaacttaaaaacatattaaaatgaagCAGACTAAAGTTATACCCTGGGAAATCTTTCAGGGGCTTCTAGGCCTGTGGGGAACTGGGCTGGGTGAGAAAAGGAGGTGTGGGCCCCCGATGTTCTCTCTCCCTGAGCCAGAAGTCTACCTTTCCTGCTAGCAGGTAGAGATCAGGAGGGCCACTTCCAGCCTGCAGCAGCCCGGTTGGAGTGAGGGTTGACTCACCACAGGCCCTGTCATTTATGAGGCCTCTACTGATGTCATGTCTAGCAGTGGCCTCTTTGGGTGAGAAGCCAGACGTGTGTGTGGGTAAGAGGAGGGGGACTTTCTGGCAGAAATATGGGGAGAAGCAGGTTAATCTCAAAGCCAGGAAGATAGAGggggctgtgtggcctgggacGGGCTATAGAAGTGTAAAGCTACCAGGTTTCAGGCTACTACAGAGCATGGCTGTGTCTGAGCTTTGTGTTGCAGGCACTAATGGTTTGAGGTATCTCTCACTGGTCAGGTAAGGAATTAAGGGCTGTAGGAGGGAGTGTGGGGAAGTTGGGCCTAGTTGGTGTGTAGAGTTGAAGACATTGCTATGCCCAAGAGGGGCCGGTGAACAGTCAAGAGAGGCTGCCCTTAGGAAATGAAATCAGGGGAAACTCAAGTCTAATGGGCGACTGATTCTcctgagatgaagggagagacaGGATAGAGGTGGGAGCTAACACACTCTCCTCCTCACAGATTCTTCCCCTGGGGCCAAGTGAGACATTGTCCATAGCTCTGTCCTGGCCACTGGTGGAGTCAGGAGCTATGAGCTAACTATGGAAGAGTCCTTGCCTTCTCTCACAGGGTCAGACAGGACAGTGTGTATGCGGTGGAAACTAAACATGAAATATTTTGCGATATGAGTCATCGTCTGAGTAAGTGTAACCTGACAGTTTCATTAAATGCTCAGGTACATGGTGGATGTCAGGAGGATGTATTGTTGAGggcagtggaggaggtggggcccAAGTGTGGTCTTGGAGCACGAGCAGGTAGACTGAGAAGGGTGAGAAGGGAGGATCCACATGTGAGCATCTGGATACCTAAGGTTGGGAGAGGCAAACTAAGGCCAAGTGGTGAGTTTGGTATATGAAGAGCCAGTGAGCTCTGCACCTGGCCGTGACTGGCAAGCCCTGGAAGCTAGAAGCTCAAGAGCAGTTCAGGTAAGAGACCCAGGAGGTAGCAGGGCAGGACTGTCTGTGTCATCTGGTTGACCCAGCAGTCATGACATGCCTGGGCTGAGGAGAAGCCAGCAACAGGGAGGCCTGTGAAACCTAGGTTGTCTTAATGGTTTCAGAGTCAGGAGGTCATGGAGGATGGGTGAGATTTGGGGTGGAAGGCAGCCAAGAAATAGGACATGAGCTGGCATTTTGGAGCTGCTAGTAAGCCTCATGCAAAGGGAAACTGGAGACCCTTCTGATAGGGAGCAGTGCCACAGTCTGAGAGATGGGGCATCCAGCCCTATGTGAGGGGTCAGCCTAAGGGGCACAAGGTCACCTGTGGCCCTGGAGAACTCGAGGGAGAGATGGCACCTTGCATAAGGGTGTTCTTAGCGAAGTGGGTGACATCAGCTTCTCGGGTGAGAGTGACCTGGAACCTGTGGTGAAAGACAGAAGCCTCTCCAGGGGTGCTCAGTCAAGTCAGCGATGCTGTCCAGCACCCCAAGAGCCATTTCTCATTGATCATTGCAACTCAGGTACAGGTGTTAAAGGAGGAGCACATTCCAGGGCTGAGGGTTGTTCAGTAGCCTGGGGGGTCTAGGGGCTGCGAGCAGTGTGAAaacagaggctggggaggagtcccAGGTGGGCACCTCAGGGAGTAACCTAGGAGGTCAGAGAGGAGGTGCATAGCCCGCAGCCCTGTGGGCCAGATAGAGGCAGATCAAGAAGATGAAATGTGGGGGTTTTACAAAGTCTAGGGGTCATCCTCTAAGAACACTGAAGTTAAGTAGACTAGTGAATAATGAGGTGGAGAAAAGAGCTGACCCATTTGGGGTCCTATGGGGAATGGGTTCCAAGGAGGGTAGCTTATGGCATCAGTGGGTGACATAATAGTATGAATGGTGGTATGTATAGGCCTTGGGCAATACCCGAGAAATCTGTTACACCTTTTGTCATCTGCAGAATAGAGGGAGGTGCTGCCAGGAGGTGGGTGGGACAAGAGGCAGCGAAGCCCTTCAGGACAGAGTTGATGTGGAGAAGGGGAAGTCGCTGACCTGGATCTGTGCTTTCTTTTAATGACGCCTGCCGGAGAGCCCAGTCCCTGGGACACTGAGCCTCACTGGGCAGAGCGATggcccaggaggcaggtgtgGTCTCCgcagcccccatcagccccctAGTCACTGCAGACCTGCTCCTGTGGACCAGGTGATCTGGAAGCAAGGGTGGCTGTGGGGGGATGTTCGCAGTACTGTGGGCCCGAGGTTGCTGCTCAGGGTATCCTGCTTTTCCTTACCTTGCTCTCCAGTccctgaagaggaaggagaaggaatatGAGCATGAGATGGAGCGGCTGGCGCGGGAGAAGATTGCCACGCAGCAGCGGTTAGCAGAGCTCAAACATGAGCTGAGCCAGTGGATGGATGTGCTAGAGATTGACCGTGTGCTCCGACAGACAGGCCAGCCCGAGGACGACCAGGCTTCCACCTCTACTGCCTCTGGTGAGCCCCACCTCTCAGATGTCAGGCTTCCTGGCCAGGCCTTCGCCTGCTGGAAAAGTGCCCTCCCACTCCAGTCCCATGaggtccccaggccccaggggcaTTTATTTCTCCAGCCTCGTGTTTCTAAGCCCTCTGACCTATCCCTGTCCTCGTGTCCCCACAGAGGGCGAGGACAACATAGACGAGGATATGGAGGAGGACCAGGCCGGCCTGGGCCTTCCCAAGCTGAGCCACCGCCCCCACCCGGAGCTGCCGAAGCCACCGCCCAGCACCGCCCCTGcgcctctgcctccccacccacactcccACTCCCAGCCTGTGGCCCTGTCTCCTGCCCATCTGcctgggcagcagccgccgccacagcagAAGACACCTCTGccggctcctcctcccccaccagctgcccctgcccagaCGCTGGTGCCAGCTCCAGCCCATTTGGTGGCTGCATCTGGGGGAGGCTCCACAGTCATCGCCCACACAGCCACCACCCACGCCTCAGTCATCCAGACTGTGAACCACGTTCTCCAGGGGCCAGGCGGCAAGCACATCGCCCACAttgccccctcagcccccagccctgctgtgcAGCTGGCACCTGCCACACCCCCTATTGGCCACATCACAGTGCACCCTGCCACCCTTAACCACGTGGCCCACCTTGGCTCCCAGCTTCCCCTATACCCACAGCCTGTGGCAGTGAGCCAGCCCGTGGCGGTGAGCCACATTGCCCACACCCTCTCGCACCAGCAAGTGAATGGCACAGCTGGGCTGGGGCCCCCCACCACCGTCATGGCAAAGCCAGCCGTGGGGGCTCAGGTGGTGCACCACCCCCAGCTGGTAGGCCAGACAGTGCTCAACCCTGTGACCATGGTCACCATGCCCTCCTTCCCGGTCAGCACACTCAAGCTGGCTTGAGGATGAGGCCACTCAGAGGCCCCCAGTGGGGGCAAGGAGGGGGACCTGTCCCCATATCTCCCACCAGCTCCACACATTCCAGTCCGGCCCAGGCCcaacccacccacacccacccccaggcctcctAGGGGAAGGGGGTGCAGAGACTCtgagccaggggagggaggggccaccccagggagctgggcacagggcaggggttAGCCCACTGCACTGGGACTTG
Protein-coding sequences here:
- the MNT gene encoding max-binding protein MNT encodes the protein MSIETLLEAARFLEWQAQQQQRAREEQERLRLEREQEQKKASSLARLAHALPVEEPRIEAPPLPLSPPAPPPAPPPALATPTPLTVIPIPVVTNSPQPLPPPPPLPPAAQPLPLAPRQPTLVNTPGLSIKDSAPLPTRPQMPTPAPLLPDSKPTGSPKPLQPLPTPILTIAPHPGVQPQLAPQQPPPPTLGTLKLAPTEEVKSSEQKKRPGGIGTREVHNKLEKNRRAHLKECFETLKRNIPNVDDKKTSNLSVLRTALRYIQSLKRKEKEYEHEMERLAREKIATQQRLAELKHELSQWMDVLEIDRVLRQTGQPEDDQASTSTASEGEDNIDEDMEEDQAGLGLPKLSHRPHPELPKPPPSTAPAPLPPHPHSHSQPVALSPAHLPGQQPPPQQKTPLPAPPPPPAAPAQTLVPAPAHLVAASGGGSTVIAHTATTHASVIQTVNHVLQGPGGKHIAHIAPSAPSPAVQLAPATPPIGHITVHPATLNHVAHLGSQLPLYPQPVAVSQPVAVSHIAHTLSHQQVNGTAGLGPPTTVMAKPAVGAQVVHHPQLVGQTVLNPVTMVTMPSFPVSTLKLA